One window of Psychrobacillus sp. FSL H8-0483 genomic DNA carries:
- a CDS encoding DUF4179 domain-containing protein, which produces MKDIFEHLNNLKLDDEDFKEMEVSEVEKARVKAKLKQSIDKKQSHQMRKQSTRKKWGYGIGAAVLAFGLLVASATVSPAMAQVVSSIPLIGQIYKNLGDIGLKNVSEAGLSEYSGESKTINGITITLGEIYYDDARVTASFSVDSKKPITSDYFNIKHNYKGGMPLSNFGLTTDESSPTNWTGILNINYYSFNPDTLKLGMTFEGKQGELFEFTKEVVKAQYENKIDIAKSQQIDNLKYEIHDIKWGTPGVLIAYDAQYKEENYGRDVKLEFEVVDSSNKRLKEISGKYGKQLFEPVENDVTELTITPYAKFDIQRGDGHIERKEHKLEPFKISIP; this is translated from the coding sequence ATGAAAGATATCTTTGAGCATTTAAATAATCTCAAGCTGGATGATGAAGATTTTAAAGAGATGGAAGTAAGCGAAGTCGAAAAGGCAAGAGTAAAGGCAAAATTAAAGCAATCAATAGACAAGAAGCAGTCACATCAGATGAGAAAACAATCAACTCGAAAAAAATGGGGTTATGGCATTGGGGCAGCAGTTTTGGCTTTTGGATTGTTAGTCGCTTCTGCGACGGTGTCTCCAGCTATGGCACAGGTCGTCTCTTCTATACCATTAATTGGTCAAATATATAAGAACTTAGGTGATATCGGTTTGAAAAATGTTTCAGAAGCAGGGTTGAGTGAGTATTCCGGGGAATCTAAAACAATCAACGGGATTACGATAACACTCGGGGAAATCTATTACGATGATGCCCGGGTAACAGCTAGCTTTTCCGTCGATTCTAAAAAACCTATAACGTCGGATTATTTTAACATTAAACATAATTATAAAGGTGGAATGCCTTTATCGAATTTTGGACTTACAACGGATGAAAGTTCACCGACAAATTGGACTGGAATTCTAAATATTAATTACTATAGTTTTAACCCTGATACACTTAAATTGGGTATGACTTTTGAAGGTAAGCAAGGGGAGTTATTTGAGTTTACGAAGGAAGTAGTTAAAGCACAGTATGAAAATAAGATTGATATTGCAAAATCTCAACAAATAGACAACTTGAAATACGAGATACATGATATTAAATGGGGTACTCCTGGCGTTCTCATTGCGTATGATGCTCAGTATAAGGAAGAAAATTATGGAAGAGACGTTAAACTTGAATTTGAGGTGGTCGACTCTTCTAACAAACGATTAAAGGAGATTAGTGGGAAGTACGGTAAGCAATTATTTGAACCGGTCGAAAATGATGTGACTGAATTGACAATCACCCCTTATGCTAAATTTGATATTCAAAGAGGAGATGGTCATATAGAACGGAAGGAACATAAGTTGGAGCCCTTTAAAATATCGATTCCGTAA
- a CDS encoding carboxymuconolactone decarboxylase family protein, producing MSQRVAYYDVAPDGMKIMMDMEKYTKKSTINRTTRELIKIRVSQINGCAFCIDTHTSDARKMGETEQRIYCLNVWNECTFYTPEEKVALELSEHITLIPTKRVPDDLYKLVREHYNENQYVDLVLIINQINSWNRISIAMGNTATEK from the coding sequence ATGAGTCAAAGAGTTGCCTACTACGATGTTGCACCTGATGGTATGAAAATTATGATGGATATGGAGAAATACACTAAGAAGTCTACTATTAATCGAACTACTAGAGAACTTATCAAAATTAGAGTTTCTCAAATTAACGGTTGTGCTTTTTGTATAGATACTCATACATCCGATGCTCGTAAGATGGGTGAAACCGAACAGCGAATTTATTGTTTAAATGTTTGGAATGAATGTACTTTTTATACACCTGAAGAGAAAGTTGCTCTCGAACTATCTGAGCATATTACTCTAATTCCTACGAAAAGAGTTCCTGATGACCTATATAAGCTAGTACGTGAACATTATAACGAGAATCAATATGTTGACCTTGTTCTAATCATCAATCAAATCAACAGTTGGAATAGAATTTCTATCGCAATGGGGAATACAGCCACTGAAAAATAA
- a CDS encoding HAD-IIIA family hydrolase, translating to MRVAFFDRDGTIIEDYSDHEWTRIEHPVFIDGSISTLKEVISKGYKIIIITNQYIINEGYITVDQYHDINNQVKRELTRQGVELLDVFYCPHGKDEGCTCMKPKIGMIKQVIHKYPEINLEESFVIGDSAVDVELAINIGIKGFGIRVGSNYKEEKIYQLNSVKDLPLYI from the coding sequence TTGAGAGTTGCATTTTTTGATAGAGATGGCACTATAATTGAAGATTATTCAGACCATGAATGGACTAGAATAGAGCATCCAGTATTTATAGATGGTTCAATTAGCACATTAAAAGAAGTTATAAGTAAAGGTTATAAAATTATAATTATTACCAACCAATACATTATTAACGAAGGATACATTACTGTTGACCAATACCATGATATAAATAATCAAGTGAAAAGAGAGTTAACTCGCCAAGGTGTTGAACTGCTTGATGTCTTTTATTGTCCCCATGGTAAAGATGAGGGGTGTACTTGCATGAAGCCTAAAATTGGAATGATTAAGCAGGTTATTCATAAATATCCTGAAATTAATTTGGAAGAGTCCTTTGTGATTGGTGACTCAGCAGTTGATGTAGAATTAGCAATAAATATAGGAATTAAAGGTTTTGGAATAAGAGTAGGTTCTAATTACAAGGAAGAAAAAATATATCAATTGAACAGTGTAAAGGATTTACCACTTTATATTTAA